AGAGCCAGCGCAACGTCCATCGCAATTCTTAACCTCTGGCCCAAGCTTAGTACTCTCTTGGGGCTATTGTTGTGTAGCTTTGGGTGCACCCACATGTCCAAGCTTCCATTGGCCATGAAGTCAAAAACTATAGCTTTGAATTCATTGTTCTCTAGGTCTACTGTCGAGCATACGGTGACAGCTTTGACAAGATTGCGATGGCGGGTGTTTCGCAACACCTCGCACTCGGTAACAAAGCTGTCACGCGCACCATTCTCCTGGAGATGGAATAACTTGATGGCAACCAAGTCCGTGTCAAACTCAAACCTTCCAATGTAGATCGAACCGGTGCGACTTGAGCTGATCTTGTTAACTGGAGAGAGCCAGTTGGTAGCTTTCATGATGTCACTATATGAAACCTTGTTCATTGTCTCCTTGTAGCATGGAGCTTCTTGTGCTTGCCTTCTCTTCAGAAGAGTGAAGACAAAGCATATAAAGGAGAGCAAGGCAATAGCAATGGGAGGAATTACTTTCACCAATAGGAGTGCATTCTTCCTCTCAACAGCTGACACTATGGGGCAAAGTGGAAACTGGAATAAGGTGGTGGTTGCACTTGCACAAAGCTCATTGCCATCCAAGGCTACCGCACTATGATTCTGAAAGATGCTACCAGTTGGAATCGGCCCTTCAAAGTAGTTCATacacagatcaagttgctacaaatAACTCATGTTTGCAAAGAACTCTGGAATTTGTCCAACAAGCGAGTTTTGGGAAAGATATATCTGATCGACATTCTTCTGTCAAACATGATGATATTGTGGCGTGTACAGGAAGGAGAGTCATCACCTTTGGAGGAGTAGTTAGTTAGACAAGATACTTTGTAATCTTTATCTCCTCTTATCTCTAGTTTTCTTCCTTTCCAAGATGTATCTCTCTCAACAAACCTGTACGCGTATCTGGGCTCGCACCCCATCTATTTAACACGCAACACGTTGGCCAGGATAGGCAAGACGTTTACCGCAAATCGCACATGGTATACAGCGCCATCTTCTTCCATTAAACCCTAGCTAGTCCATCTCCACCAAAGTGCGCAGCAGCCATGTCTTCCTCCGCCTCCTTCCAGCCGACACTGAGCGGCGGAGTCCCGTAGAAGCTTTCCCAGACCAACTACGTTCTGTGGCGAACGCAGATCACGCCGCAGCTGTGGGGCGCCGTCGTCTTCCACTACGTCGATGGCACGGCAACCGAACCGGCCAAAGTCCTCACCGCCAAGGACGCCGCCGGTAAGGAGACCACTGGGCCGAATCCTCTTCATCCGATCTGGGTGAGGGAGGACCAGCAGGTCCTTGGATACCTGCTCCAAAACCTCTCCAAGGAGGTGCTCGTCACGGTGACCACGATCACCATGGCGCGCGAACTCTGGGTGGCACTGGCGAGCATGTTCTCGTCGCAGTCACTCAGCTGCGTCAATAACATCCGCACAACGCTGATCAACGCGCAGAAGGGAAATCAATCGGTGGCCTCCTTCTTCGCCGCCATGAGGGGTCTCGCCGATGAACTCACCGGGGCCGGAAAACCCATCCAGGACGACGAGCTCATGTCCTACATCATCCACGGGCTGGACCAAGATTACCAGCCCCTCGTCTCCGCTCTGGATGCTCGCGTCACCCCGGTAACCCTTGAAGAGCTTTTTTCCATGCTTAGTAACTTTGATCAGCGCATGGCGCAGTACCATGGCTCCGGTGGTGGCTTCAAATCGTCGGCCAACTCCTGCATTCAGAGGCTGCGGTGGCGGCCCTCGCTCGCGTACCTCTTCCCGTGGCAAGGGGAGGTTCGGATCCGGCGGTGGTGGCTACTCCAACAACCCTCACGGCGGCGGACGCTCCGGCAGCTCCAAAGGACGTCGCGGTGGCGGCTCCAAGAGATCCCGTCCGGACTTGCCTTGCTGTCAAATTTGTGGCAAGCCTGGCCATACGGCGCAAGATTGTTGGTACCGCTACGAGGAAGATGATGGTGAC
This region of Triticum aestivum cultivar Chinese Spring chromosome 2D, IWGSC CS RefSeq v2.1, whole genome shotgun sequence genomic DNA includes:
- the LOC123048483 gene encoding probable LRR receptor-like serine/threonine-protein kinase At3g47570, which encodes MNYFEGPIPTGSIFQNHSAVALDGNELCASATTTLFQFPLCPIVSAVERKNALLLVKVIPPIAIALLSFICFVFTLLKRRQAQEAPCYKETMNKVSYSDIMKATNWLSPVNKISSSRTGSIYIGRFEFDTDLVAIKLFHLQENGARDSFVTECEVLRNTRHRNLVKAVTVCSTVDLENNEFKAIVFDFMANGSLDMWVHPKLHNNSPKRVLSLGQRLRIAMDVALALDYMHNQLTPPLIHCDLKPGNVLLDYDMTARVGDFGSARFLSSTPGSPEDLVGVEGTIGYVAPGGFNFVLSISCWSLSCINMS